The DNA segment TATGAGTACCGGCTTCCGGTAGAATTCTTCGGAAGCATGGCTGCCATCGGGGTGCACTTTGGATACACATGTGCCTGTGTTGCCGTATTTAAGGTGAATAAGCTATGAGTATGaatcatttcagttttgtttaattaacGCAAATATGtcggaaacaaaataaaatatctaataggATTTGTTTGTGTTGCTGAATAGATAATAGTGTGATAGACACACCATACAGTCTATGATAAGAGTACGTTAACTGTTTTCATATAGGATGGGCGAGCAGATGTTGTGGCAAATGATGCAGGGGACAGAGTCACTCCAGCTGTGGTCGCATACAGAGACACTGAACAGGTAACTGTCCCGTGGTGGACATCTGGAGAATCAGATTGCAGGCAGGGATCATTATTATACAGCTTTCTCATCAGGACCAAAAATACAGAGCCTCTAAAATCTGTAAGGATCAGAAtcaagcataaaataaaaacttaaattcataATTACAAAGCATATATCTGGTCTAGTGAATAGTATGAAAACtgtgtatgtattatgtatattgtACTGTCTCTATATTACATAGTGTGCTTAATTTTTCATAATAGCTGTGCACATGCATTATTATGTTGTTTGGATGCTATTGTCCCATAATTTGCCTCATGGGacaaatttataatataacataatataataatcacaaaaaaatcattcaaaataatgaCAACATACAAAAACCAAGATACATTCAAAAacctgtgtatgtatatatttattaaatattaaagtggtGTAAGATGtctggattatatatatatattaaatatggtgTAAGAATATTAAGTGGTGTTCAGGATTAATAAATGaagcttatttaatttaaatgttaataaatgaagCATAACATCACATAATATGatctaaaaaacaaaagttttatatttataaaataatttttttttttctagattgtGGGAATCGCTGCTAAGCAGGGCAGAATACGAAATGCCACCAATACAGTTGTCAAAGTGAAGCAGATCCTGGGAAGACGGTAGGTTTTTCATGTTGTATGCTTAAAAAAAGACTATACTGAGAATATTTtcgtatttttatttacataaacattcaATCATTTACACTATTCTGTCTAAATGTCATCACCGCATAATGTTATTAAGAATTTATTTACTGCCAGATagcttaataataatacatttatgtaaataataaccACAATATAAAATTCATTGGGCTTATTATGTATTTGACAGTTATGATGACCCAGATGCTCAGGCACACAGAGAAGAAAGCAAATGCATTGTAAGTACATGCTGCTGTTCTTAaatactgacagaaaaaaaatcacaacagtaAGTATAAAATCTAAACCACCTACTAATTTAAAAGGTGTATGTTATCTCATTCATTCCTAGGTTGTCAACAAGAGCGACCTGCCCAGATATGAAATCGACACAGGAGAAACGACCAAGTATGTGTCACCTGAAGATGTAGCTAAATTGATCTTCCATAAAATGAAAGGTATTATCTTaatccttaatttcttttcatggTATGTTTAACGTGAACCAGacctaattattttatgtttcctGCAGAGACGGCCCAGTCGGCCTTGGGTTCGGATGTGAAAGACGCTGTCATAACAGTGCCTTTTGAGTTCGGAGAGATGCAGAAGAATGCACTCAGGTACTGTATGTGCTCGATGTGTCCGTAAAACATCTTAGATTTTGAGATGAATGCAAATTAATTCAAATGATGTAACACCGTTATCTAACTCCAGAAGCTGTGTCTGGGGAGATGTTTTATAAGAGTCAGTGCTGTGTTGCAGGCAAGCTGCAGAAAGTGCCGGGTTCAATGTGCTGAGGCTGATCCACGAGCCCTCCGCTGCTCTTCTAGCTTATGGAATCGGGCAGGACTCACCGTTGGGAAAAAGGTAAGAGTTTTTGCATTATCTCAGATGAATGGTGTCTTTTAGCTTAAAAGTCTCATTCCCATTCTTCTTTTCCTCCACAGTCATGTGCTGGTGTACAAACTCGGAGGCACGTCGCTCAGCGTCACTGTCCTGGAGGTGAACAGCGGAATGTACCGGGTGCTGGCCACACAGACGGATCACAGGACCGGAGGAGAGAGCTTCACATATGAGCTCGCACAGCACCTCGCTGCAGAGTTCAAAAAGTCAGTAGATATCCTGGACCTCACATTTAACTTTGACTTTATGATATTGGAAGTGACACTGTGAACTGTAGGTTGCTTGCAGCTGCCAAGCAACTTGACAACTTTTAGAATTTgaagtcttttgtttttaaatcaagtgTTATATAATGCAAAGCAGCTTTTTTTGTACTGATGCAaaacttttcattcattcatgaatattATATTTTCGTTTACATCTATTcagtattgataaaaaaatgatttagtgAAGCTCTGTTTAATTATCAaggtaaattaaaaaagcaattgcaatttattatactttattctcaGAAAGTAATCATTATACTAAATGTAATATACTTGTGTAATACTATAATATACTGGTGTAATTTATATTGTACCTTAATGtcagtaaatgttaaatatattatgttatatttgaaaaaaaaaattgaggccggtttttaaatgtttttgaaaggagtctcttaggaggctgcatttatatttgatcaaaaatacaattaaaaacagtaatattgtgaaatattattacagttatatgtgtctctaaatgtaatttattcctgtgatggtaaaactaaatttttagcatcattactccagtcttcagtgtcacatgatccttcagaaatcattctaatatgctgatttgctgctcaagacacatttcttaattttatcagtttttgtgAACCTGATACATTGTCTTCAGCACTCTGATGAACGGAAATTGAACAGAAATtgagaaatcttttgcaacattataaatgtctttactcactgtcgcttttaatcaattaaatgcatccttgcggaataaaagcattaatttctttcaaaaaacaaataataatcttAGCAACTCCAGATTTTGTTCATACTGCCCACCAGTTCATGGATGTCATTGCTGTTTTAAATCCTATTGTGTGTTTGTCTTGTGTGTCTCTAGGACTTTTAAACAGGATGTGACGGGTAACCCCAGGGCGATGCTAAAGCTCATGAATAGCGCTGATATGGCCAAACACACTCTCTCCACCCTGGGCAGTGCAAACAGCTTTGTGGACTCGCTCTATGATGGCATGGATTTTGAGTGCAATGTTTCTCGGTGAGATCAAGTTCAAAATGAGTATTATACAGAAAATTGTTCCTTTTGCTCATCTCATGTCTCATATACTTCTGTCCTAGAGCCCGTTTCGAGCTAATATGCTCCAGTCTCTTTAATAAGAGCATTCAGCCAATTAAAAGTCTTCTCGAGCAAGTAAACCTGTCCACCTCTGACATAAACAAGGTAAAACATCTTTTTAATACAAATGTGTGATCATTAGAGGGAGCTGTAGATGTGTATCTCAAATTTCAtgcataaaaaatacactttgtgATTATTACTGAGCCTTTTAGGCTTTTAGAGGCATTTAatacactcttgaaaataaaggtgcttcacgatgccatagaagaaccttttttgtctaaatggttccatatagaatctttaacatctgaagaacctttcggTTTCATGAAAGGTTCTtggtggtgaaagaaggttcttcagattagaAAAATGGCATTGCTTTTAAGTGTACAGAGTAAATAGTagattatttcagtgttttacatCTAATTATAGCAAGAATGGCATCCCAAATCTTAAACTAGGCCTTTCTTGTCTAAGGTGGTTTTATGTGGAGGATCAGCTCGTATCCCGAAGTTGCAGCAGATGATCAGGGATTTGTTCCCAGACGTGGAGCTGCTGAACTCCATCCCCCCGGATGAGGTGATTCCGGTCGGCGCTGCCATGCAGGCGGGCATCCTGGTCGGAAAAGACAGCCTGGCACTTAGAGAAGATTCCATCACTGTGGACTGTGCTGCCAGCGACATCACGGTTAAGGTGGGGAGCTTCAAACCATCAACAGAGCTTCATTTTATGGCATTTTAGCACACGATTGATCAGTAGATTGCGTCTTGGTCTTTCAGGAAGTGGATGACTCCGGAGAGGAGGTTTTCACGGTTTTGTTTCCATCTGGCACACCTCTCCCTGCCCGCCGCCAGCACACGCTACAGGGTCCTGGCAGTCTGTCATCAGTGAGTCTGGAGCTGTACCAAGCACAGCGACCAATCGCACAGGTTAGCACTCTTTTAACAGACATTTCAATGCAAACctaaaattaaatgtgacattcagCCTGTGTTGTGCATTTCGGTTGATTTCTCCTTAAGGTTATTAACTTGAAATGTGACTCTCAATTTTCTAGATTGTACTTAGAGACTTGGAACCTAAAGAGGAGCTGCATGACATTGTCACAGTGCTGACAATGAAGAGGtaatgaaatgaatacttttattcacaaaagaagcattaaaatgatcaaaagtaacagtaaagatttttttttaaatgctgttttgaattttctatttattaatttaaaaaattgtacagttacagtctccacaaaaatattgatgataattAGAAAAgattcttgagcatcaaatcagaatattagaatgatttctgaaggatcatgtgacactgaaaactggagtaatgatggtgaaaattctgttttgcgtcacagaaataaattacattttaaaatacaaaaaaaaattcacaatattgctgttttaattgtatttttaatcaaataaatgctgccttaatGAGGATAAGAGACTGCAAACTTCTGAACAgttaattaaacatattaaacaaactTACAAAAATCTTACCTACAGTTTTAATATTACTCATAAccctaataaaaacaaacacttactgtTATTTTGTTGCTTGTGTAATGACACGGTTCTATATACAGTAAATTCGTTAATATTACTCATACTCCTAATCATACTCAACTCTGTCATAAAGCTCATGTCCTTATCTGAACAGTttctgatgtgtgtttgtttttcagggaTGGTTCACTGCATGTTACGTGCACAGAGCAGGGCAGTGGCAGATCTGAGGCCATTACCATAGAAACGGCTGCTGCAGCATCTTAACCTTGAATCACGCTGTCAACGTAATTCCATACAGTAACCTAAACACCTGCATCTCGTGCCGTTTGAGGTTTTCCACTGCTCTAGATTCCTCTAACTGAAGCAAACAAGCTCAAGTTCTTCTTAAGTTAAAGGAGTAGCTCACCCAGAAAGCAAAGTTATTCTcttgccctcatgttgttccaaacctgttactTTTCTTTGGAATAATTATTATACAGCTTTTGCCATACAACAGCCATTCATAgtgacaaaagaagaaaacaagtaGTTCTTTGTCTTGTTTGGAGCttggaaaaaaattatcatgagggtgtgtaaaaaaattcagttttcctttttgtgtgaattattcatttcatatttcttttaaacAGAAGTCATCTTAAACTGTTTTTCAAGCCTGTTTTCTGTGACCAGCAGGTTTACTGTAGTTGTTATTACCATGTGCCTTTATGTACCTGCATCACATTACATcacatgtatgaatatatatgtaaCAAGCAAAATAACTGGATGAAGTAAGGAAGACCTGATACCATTTAAAGCATGAACAATCTTATCAGACTGAAGAGAGACTTTCGTATGTTGTGTAGACTGAAGAGAAGCAGGTGCAGGTGACTGAAGAGATACTAATCTGGTGCAGGCACATCTAGCAGGTGCaaaataatctctttttttttaaagctgttctCCATATTTGTCATCTGTAACTAGTGCAAAATAAAGATCACAGAACACAATAAACCCTGAGTTTATGTTCATTACAGATACCTGCTGCAGTCATGTCAGGTTGAAATTGTTACCTCATCACAATTACCGATTCCAAATTTTAAAAACCTTTCACATATTTTATCAAACttgtaattttttaacttttttttttacagacatatACAGGTGTATGTAGCAttactatatacagtaaataaaacatgttatttagtattgtttatacagtattataatatttattaatattttgatttagcattttttatatatatattttaccttttattttatgttctagtaattctgttatgtgcttttgtcattttttgattagtttttgtcatttgattttctatatttatatttagctttatttttatttgtttaggttttagatatttttagttcttcaacttgaatgaaaattttaaatgttgccttagcaGCTGAAAAAAATCAAGTTTATGAAGTTTAACTTTTTCAAACAgcttttaattagggctgtcaaacgattaatcgcatccaaaataatttaatgtttttgtttacataatatatgtatgtgtatttatgtatgtataaatacacacacatgcatgtgtatatttcagaaaaatatgttgtttatatattaaatatatttatttataatataaattatatgaatatgtaaatgtttccaaaatatatactgtatgtgtgtgtatttatatatacatcataaatatacacagaacacattatgcaaacaaaaacttattttggatgcgattaatcatttgacagcaatacttttaatagttttactttaaaataacaacatttaaaaacattttgtatttgcttgagaacttttaatttattaactcAGAAGTATTAAGCATTTATGAAGATACAAAAGTCCATGAGGTAAGCTGTCGTACAACAAACCAGAAATTAATAttcaaacatgaaatcaaaaaatcTGTCTTATGACCACTTCCTCCCCTGCTGCCAACTTCCTGTACAGTTCCTTCAGGTCTTCTGGTTGTGGGACTTTGGACCCTGGTGTTGGTGGAAGCTCAAAATCTGATGATACCTGTGAGTCTGATTTTGGCTCCATGGCTTCTTCCTTTTTGGGTTCGACATTACGGCTGTCAATCACATCTGACACCACCTCGCCATTGGTCCCTCGGTTACTCTGCTCACTAGTGACGGCCTTATTTTCATCCACTTGGAAAAGAACAGTGTCCATTTGACTGAGGCTTTCCGTCCCTGCGTCCGATATATGAGTGGACTGTGAGGAAGTCAAGTGAACAGAGCTGCTgtcatcctcatcttcatccagAAACAGCTCGGGTGACTGGGACTCTGTGTTTTCGGTGGGTTGAGTGTTGTGGCTGTTCTGACTGTTCTCCAGTTCGCTCTCATCCGTCAACACTGGTTCCACCTTGAAGAACTTTTGCCAACAAGGCGGAGTTGTTTTGGACTGGGATGGGTCTGATTGAGTCAGTTTTGAGGATGGCATTTCTGTGCGAGGTGGAGCAACATTAGATGGGTGAGGTATAGGAGGTTGCTCGGTATCATCTTTATCATTATCgtcatcatcgtcgtcatcatTTGATTCAGTGCAGTCCATGTAATTGGAAGAGTGTGTGGCAATACAGGGCTCTATGAAGGAAAACATTGGGTCCGTATCATGAGAATCTTTTTTAGGGCTATGAGGCTGTTCACTAACAGTAACCTTGGTCAGGTCGGTCACTGTTATTTTTCGCCGCCTTGGAGCTGTGGAAACCTCCTCAAACAGGTCGTTATCACCGTCTGAGCCTACGGAAAGATATCCAGTAACAGTTAAAAAGCAATAGTAAAAGTTGTATTAACAATGAAAGCTACTCGTACCTTCTGATGTGCACCGCTTTCTGGTTCTTTTGAGGGCCCCAAGTGGTTTGTAGACAATCTCCTCCCTTCCAGACTGTTTTCTACACAATGGCTTCAacctgaatttgaaaaaaaaaaatattatagtaattatcTAAAGTCTTATGACAACAAGGTACCAAAAAATAAGGTTTGTCCTTACAGCTCCATGACGTCTTCCAGTGTCTTTCCCAACGGAATGACATTAGGATAGATGTGAACAGGACAGATGTAGGAGAGAAAGTCCTTAACCTAGTCACAGGAAATAGACACAGGATTATAAGACGCAAACATTGTGTATGGTGTGTCACATGAAGAGTATCCTTCCCAGTGGGATTTGTCTCACCTCCAAATAAGAGGAATGAAAAGAAAAGCATGCTCTGTAGGAACTACTTCCCATCCTGAAAAGAAAGACACTGTGAATAAATAACT comes from the Cyprinus carpio isolate SPL01 chromosome B4, ASM1834038v1, whole genome shotgun sequence genome and includes:
- the LOC109082942 gene encoding heat shock 70 kDa protein 14 — its product is MAAIGVHFGYTCACVAVFKDGRADVVANDAGDRVTPAVVAYRDTEQIVGIAAKQGRIRNATNTVVKVKQILGRRYDDPDAQAHREESKCIVVNKSDLPRYEIDTGETTKYVSPEDVAKLIFHKMKETAQSALGSDVKDAVITVPFEFGEMQKNALRQAAESAGFNVLRLIHEPSAALLAYGIGQDSPLGKSHVLVYKLGGTSLSVTVLEVNSGMYRVLATQTDHRTGGESFTYELAQHLAAEFKKTFKQDVTGNPRAMLKLMNSADMAKHTLSTLGSANSFVDSLYDGMDFECNVSRARFELICSSLFNKSIQPIKSLLEQVNLSTSDINKVVLCGGSARIPKLQQMIRDLFPDVELLNSIPPDEVIPVGAAMQAGILVGKDSLALREDSITVDCAASDITVKEVDDSGEEVFTVLFPSGTPLPARRQHTLQGPGSLSSVSLELYQAQRPIAQIVLRDLEPKEELHDIVTVLTMKRDGSLHVTCTEQGSGRSEAITIETAAAAS
- the dclre1c gene encoding LOW QUALITY PROTEIN: protein artemis (The sequence of the model RefSeq protein was modified relative to this genomic sequence to represent the inferred CDS: substituted 1 base at 1 genomic stop codon), producing MSSFAGRMKEYPNISLDRFDRENLHARAYFLSHCHKDHMKGLKGPLLKRKLKFSLTVKLYCSFVTKELLLNNPRYAFWEDHIVPLELDSPTHIPLIDETTGESEDVVVTLLPAGHCPGSVMFLFEGAXGTVLYTGDFRLAVGDAARMEYLHSGDRVKDIQSVYIDSTFFDPKYHQIPSREACLAGIRQLVQDWICQSPYHVVWLNCKAAYGYEYLFTNLGQEFSSQIHVNSLDMFKKMPEILCHVTTDRATQIHACRHPKDEEFFRANRLPCGSTAPDGIPLNIISIKPSTIWFGERTRKTSVIVKMGSSSYRACFSFHSSYLEVKDFLSYICPVHIYPNVIPLGKTLEDVMELLKPLCRKQSGREEIVYKPLGALKRTRKRCTSEGSDGDNDLFEEVSTAPRRRKITVTDLTKVTVSEQPHSPKKDSHDTDPMFSFIEPCIATHSSNYMDCTESNDDDDDDDNDKDDTEQPPIPHPSNVAPPRTEMPSSKLTQSDPSQSKTTPPCWQKFFKVEPVLTDESELENSQNSHNTQPTENTESQSPELFLDEDEDDSSSVHLTSSQSTHISDAGTESLSQMDTVLFQVDENKAVTSEQSNRGTNGEVVSDVIDSRNVEPKKEEAMEPKSDSQVSSDFELPPTPGSKVPQPEDLKELYRKLAAGEEVVIRQIF